The Silene latifolia isolate original U9 population chromosome Y, ASM4854445v1, whole genome shotgun sequence sequence GTGATGTTCTCCCTGAGCATAAGTGTCCATCAGCCCGACAGTTGCATAAATCTcaaaccaaacctttgacatctcaGGTTTCTTGATGTCAGCTTCGTCAATGTCTTCTATGACGTTTCTAGTTTCATCTTGGATAATTGGTCTGTAAgatttctttgtccatcgagAAAGGACATAAGGCTCATGTATCTTGTATACCTGCCTACCATTCCCCACCCACAGTATATGCCGACAGACAATTCCAAGCCTCTCAAACAGCTTACATGCACATTTGCTCTCGTTAGTTTTGATGTTAAATTCCACTCGGAAGTTTCTGTACTTCAGTCCATCACGAACATCATGGTACTCCACTACCCCTACTGTTGTCAAACCCCCGAGTCCCATGCTGCATATCGCATATTTGACTTCCTTCTGAAAGTCTGTAAAGATAGGATGTGTGTATACAAGTGAGGCATGCATCTCTACCTTCATTGGTCCTACTTTCTCGAGCATACTATGCTCGTTTGCAGTGTCCATCCACCTTTATGAATGCCTTTGTTGTTCTATTGCAGAATTGTACCTCATCCAAAACTCGACAAGGGTTCCAAAGTGTCTTTCAAACCGTTTGAAATAGCTGTTTGAACTTTCAgatctctgggttgtcctcaGCAAACAACCTAGAGGCAGATCGCGAAAGTAAGCCGGTATCCACTTTTGTCTGATTGAGAATACGTATTTCAACCAGCGGTTGTTTTGCATACCATGTGCTTCAATAACGGTTTGCTAGTTTTGTTCAAATTCTCCGGGTTCTAAGTCGACATCCCAAACAACAGCATTTATGTCTGTCATAAAATCCGTGTCATTGCAGATTGCCCTTCCCACCTTCTCAGGCACTTtctgcatgatatgccacatgcagtacTTGTGCACAGAATTCTTGAAAGTGTTTGGGCATGCCTTTTTCATTCCAGGGCAATGGTCTGTTATTATAAACTGAGGTTGCTGCTGCCccattgttggagcttgtgtcctccacaaattagtgtgataacatttgtaaatctgttacaggttcacaagggtatacttcgtatttaaatAAGTTGATTAaggattacctaataacggttggcttgatagaaagtttgacgttattatcatacaaatggaggtgatcaactggtccctaaaggtcacacctataggatgtgtttgagagatgtcgttatagaaatataatcacattgatgccttatatgactaaacagttagtcaatgtgtttatgagacaattatttaatgaagattatataatattagttgagacgaattaactgtcaattcgtaaattgaatataataagttatatttaattaaatgtatgtaatgttagcttggacgaattaatctgttaatttgtaattaaatgtaatcggttatatttaatatcaacaagatgaatgtgtcatagtggtaatagtgagggtactcaaaccaagaggtcatgggttcgatcctcactagatgacaatttagacattttatacatttttggaataaccgaaaataagaagaaaattatcatcttatt is a genomic window containing:
- the LOC141631023 gene encoding protein FAR1-RELATED SEQUENCE 5-like, whose translation is MDTANEHSMLEKVGPMKVEMHASLVYTHPIFTDFQKEVKYAICSMGLGGLTTVGVVEYHDVRDGLKYRNFRVEFNIKTNESKCACKLFERLGIVCRHILWVGNGRQVYKIHEPYVLSRWTKKSYRPIIQDETRNVIEDIDEADIKKPEMSKVWFEIYATVGLMDTYAQGEHHRTN